In Gossypium hirsutum isolate 1008001.06 chromosome D06, Gossypium_hirsutum_v2.1, whole genome shotgun sequence, one genomic interval encodes:
- the LOC121218566 gene encoding protein LURP-one-related 14 isoform X4: protein MSFQFVNRFRNMASDEMIKVVGDRFCVPYTMELLVKKKIQSFSNSHYDVFDTTGNILLQVNGGIWNLQKKRVMKDPAGLPVVTLREKQAISWKQEWQMHEGESRHCLCSVKRSGGFNIKSNLDVHLASPYKDAACDFRVTGSLASLSIKVRRGNSIIAEVTHSYTWGSYKGKECFKIKVYPEVDYAFIVALLVIIHENDNA, encoded by the exons ATGAGTTTCCAGTTTGTGAATAGATTCAGAAACATGGCGAGTGATGAAATGATTAAGGTTGTCGGGGATCGGTTCTGTGTCCCTTACACAATGGAACTCCTCGTCAAAAAGAAAATACAATCATTTTCCAATTCACATTACGATGTCTTCGATACCACTGGAAATATTCTGCTACAAGTCAACGGCGGTATTTGGAACTTGCAGAAGAAAAGGGTTATGAAAGATCCTGCAGGCTTACCTGTCGTCACTCTGCGGGAAAAG CAAGCAATATCGTGGAAACAGGAATGGCAAATGCATGAAGGAGAAAGTAGGCATTGTCTGTGCAGTGTGAAACGATCGGGTGGTTTTAATATAAAAAGCAATCTGGATGTTCACTTAGCAAGCCCTTATAAAGATGCTGCCTGTGATTTTCGTGTCACCGGAAGTCTTGCTTCCCTTTCTATCAAAGTCCGGAGAGGCAATTCTATCATTGCTGAG GTTACGCACAGTTACACATGGGGAAGCTATAAGGGCAAAGAATgtttcaaaataaaagtttatcCAGAGGTGGACTATGCCTTCATTGTAGCTTTGCTGGTGATTATTCACGAAAACGACAACGCATAA
- the LOC121218566 gene encoding protein LURP-one-related 14 isoform X1 yields MPILPCFPYLKEIHFPGKRNKGYNFPVFLFMSFQFVNRFRNMASDEMIKVVGDRFCVPYTMELLVKKKIQSFSNSHYDVFDTTGNILLQVNGGIWNLQKKRVMKDPAGLPVVTLREKQAISWKQEWQMHEGESRHCLCSVKRSGGFNIKSNLDVHLASPYKDAACDFRVTGSLASLSIKVRRGNSIIAEVTHSYTWGSYKGKECFKIKVYPEVDYAFIVALLVIIHENDNA; encoded by the exons atgccaattTTGCCTTGTTTCccatatttaaaagaaattcattttccaGGAAAACGAAATAAAGGTTACAATTTCCCAGTGTTTCTCTTTATGAGTTTCCAGTTTGTGAATAGATTCAGAAACATGGCGAGTGATGAAATGATTAAGGTTGTCGGGGATCGGTTCTGTGTCCCTTACACAATGGAACTCCTCGTCAAAAAGAAAATACAATCATTTTCCAATTCACATTACGATGTCTTCGATACCACTGGAAATATTCTGCTACAAGTCAACGGCGGTATTTGGAACTTGCAGAAGAAAAGGGTTATGAAAGATCCTGCAGGCTTACCTGTCGTCACTCTGCGGGAAAAG CAAGCAATATCGTGGAAACAGGAATGGCAAATGCATGAAGGAGAAAGTAGGCATTGTCTGTGCAGTGTGAAACGATCGGGTGGTTTTAATATAAAAAGCAATCTGGATGTTCACTTAGCAAGCCCTTATAAAGATGCTGCCTGTGATTTTCGTGTCACCGGAAGTCTTGCTTCCCTTTCTATCAAAGTCCGGAGAGGCAATTCTATCATTGCTGAG GTTACGCACAGTTACACATGGGGAAGCTATAAGGGCAAAGAATgtttcaaaataaaagtttatcCAGAGGTGGACTATGCCTTCATTGTAGCTTTGCTGGTGATTATTCACGAAAACGACAACGCATAA
- the LOC121218566 gene encoding protein LURP-one-related 14 isoform X3 produces MKENSFMGKRNKGYNFPVFLFMSFQFVNRFRNMASDEMIKVVGDRFCVPYTMELLVKKKIQSFSNSHYDVFDTTGNILLQVNGGIWNLQKKRVMKDPAGLPVVTLREKQAISWKQEWQMHEGESRHCLCSVKRSGGFNIKSNLDVHLASPYKDAACDFRVTGSLASLSIKVRRGNSIIAEVTHSYTWGSYKGKECFKIKVYPEVDYAFIVALLVIIHENDNA; encoded by the exons ATGAAAGAAAACAGCTTTAtgg GAAAACGAAATAAAGGTTACAATTTCCCAGTGTTTCTCTTTATGAGTTTCCAGTTTGTGAATAGATTCAGAAACATGGCGAGTGATGAAATGATTAAGGTTGTCGGGGATCGGTTCTGTGTCCCTTACACAATGGAACTCCTCGTCAAAAAGAAAATACAATCATTTTCCAATTCACATTACGATGTCTTCGATACCACTGGAAATATTCTGCTACAAGTCAACGGCGGTATTTGGAACTTGCAGAAGAAAAGGGTTATGAAAGATCCTGCAGGCTTACCTGTCGTCACTCTGCGGGAAAAG CAAGCAATATCGTGGAAACAGGAATGGCAAATGCATGAAGGAGAAAGTAGGCATTGTCTGTGCAGTGTGAAACGATCGGGTGGTTTTAATATAAAAAGCAATCTGGATGTTCACTTAGCAAGCCCTTATAAAGATGCTGCCTGTGATTTTCGTGTCACCGGAAGTCTTGCTTCCCTTTCTATCAAAGTCCGGAGAGGCAATTCTATCATTGCTGAG GTTACGCACAGTTACACATGGGGAAGCTATAAGGGCAAAGAATgtttcaaaataaaagtttatcCAGAGGTGGACTATGCCTTCATTGTAGCTTTGCTGGTGATTATTCACGAAAACGACAACGCATAA
- the LOC121218566 gene encoding protein LURP-one-related 14 isoform X2, with product MPILPCFPYLKEIHFPGKRNKGYNFPVFLFMSFQFVNRFRNMASDEMIKVVGDRFCVPYTMELLVKKKIQSFSNSHYDVFDTTGNILLQVNGGIWNLQKKRVMKDPAGLPVVTLREKEWQMHEGESRHCLCSVKRSGGFNIKSNLDVHLASPYKDAACDFRVTGSLASLSIKVRRGNSIIAEVTHSYTWGSYKGKECFKIKVYPEVDYAFIVALLVIIHENDNA from the exons atgccaattTTGCCTTGTTTCccatatttaaaagaaattcattttccaGGAAAACGAAATAAAGGTTACAATTTCCCAGTGTTTCTCTTTATGAGTTTCCAGTTTGTGAATAGATTCAGAAACATGGCGAGTGATGAAATGATTAAGGTTGTCGGGGATCGGTTCTGTGTCCCTTACACAATGGAACTCCTCGTCAAAAAGAAAATACAATCATTTTCCAATTCACATTACGATGTCTTCGATACCACTGGAAATATTCTGCTACAAGTCAACGGCGGTATTTGGAACTTGCAGAAGAAAAGGGTTATGAAAGATCCTGCAGGCTTACCTGTCGTCACTCTGCGGGAAAAG GAATGGCAAATGCATGAAGGAGAAAGTAGGCATTGTCTGTGCAGTGTGAAACGATCGGGTGGTTTTAATATAAAAAGCAATCTGGATGTTCACTTAGCAAGCCCTTATAAAGATGCTGCCTGTGATTTTCGTGTCACCGGAAGTCTTGCTTCCCTTTCTATCAAAGTCCGGAGAGGCAATTCTATCATTGCTGAG GTTACGCACAGTTACACATGGGGAAGCTATAAGGGCAAAGAATgtttcaaaataaaagtttatcCAGAGGTGGACTATGCCTTCATTGTAGCTTTGCTGGTGATTATTCACGAAAACGACAACGCATAA